A stretch of the Egicoccus sp. AB-alg6-2 genome encodes the following:
- a CDS encoding phosphodiester glycosidase family protein produces MLDTTVRARGGALLASTTRRASRSLVAVLLLALAATLLPTAPAHAALEVRTGNTQRVLGGLTHQQLDINLDGRRIRGQALRFRDASDLQLRPRLAGGTATGLQTMPQMIRSEYAKGAIAGVNGGYFIAQPNGNPNGLHVQDSRLVATHAIGLPSGNTQFRAALGIQQNGRIIGDKLNVGLLLSSPDLALTNVPVVDLNRIPVREGIHLYDRYYGRAFPIPANHTAVLVTDLPLGTSGTAEGTVISQRAAGGTATTHTLAAGETAIVVSANNPLATAPRGTRVAVTANVAPITAGPASDWTNLRGAIAGAGLLVKNGSVQSGASHNDQGINHATSRRARTAVGRLDDGRSLLVTVDETSVGSGDGVTLHEMGRIMAALGVVDAVAIDGGGSTTMAVNGSVVNRPSDRDRGHSSALFVYAPLPPASRAITGACPSGRVPSGGFRDTAGNTHAASIDCLAWWNVTQGTEPGVFSPNGTVTRQQMASFLARWLDDIAARGNGTALPASAPNNFTDVGTGTTHEASISRLAAARVISGTSTTTFNPTGSVTRAQTASMLARALNYARGAELPAARDTFIDDNHIEAHEANIDRLAHQGVIGGTGGYNYGPDQPVTRGAMASLIMRGSDLLVSENRVAPPS; encoded by the coding sequence ATGCTCGACACCACCGTGCGCGCCCGCGGCGGCGCGCTGCTCGCTTCCACGACCCGCCGCGCGTCGCGCTCGCTGGTGGCCGTGCTGCTGCTGGCGCTGGCCGCCACGTTGCTGCCGACCGCGCCCGCCCACGCCGCGCTCGAGGTACGGACCGGCAACACGCAACGCGTGCTCGGTGGCCTGACCCACCAGCAGCTCGACATCAACCTCGACGGGCGCCGGATCCGCGGGCAGGCACTCCGCTTCCGCGACGCCAGTGACCTGCAGTTGCGTCCGCGGCTGGCCGGTGGCACCGCGACCGGCCTGCAGACCATGCCGCAGATGATCCGCAGCGAGTACGCCAAGGGCGCCATCGCCGGCGTCAACGGCGGCTACTTCATCGCGCAGCCGAACGGCAACCCGAACGGCCTGCACGTCCAGGACAGCCGCCTGGTCGCGACCCACGCCATCGGCCTGCCCAGCGGCAACACCCAGTTCCGGGCCGCCCTCGGCATCCAGCAGAACGGCCGGATCATCGGCGACAAGCTCAACGTGGGACTGCTGCTGTCGAGCCCCGACCTGGCGCTGACCAACGTCCCCGTCGTCGACCTCAACCGGATCCCCGTGCGTGAGGGCATCCACCTCTACGACCGCTACTACGGTCGCGCCTTCCCGATCCCGGCGAACCACACCGCCGTGCTCGTGACGGACCTGCCGCTCGGTACCTCCGGCACGGCCGAGGGCACGGTCATCTCCCAGCGTGCGGCGGGCGGCACCGCGACCACGCACACGCTCGCCGCCGGCGAGACCGCGATCGTCGTGAGCGCGAACAACCCCCTGGCGACCGCACCGCGTGGGACCCGTGTCGCCGTGACCGCCAACGTCGCGCCGATCACGGCCGGTCCCGCCTCGGACTGGACCAACCTGCGTGGCGCGATCGCCGGCGCCGGCCTGCTGGTCAAGAACGGCTCGGTCCAGTCGGGCGCCTCGCACAACGACCAGGGCATCAACCACGCCACCAGCCGGCGCGCCCGGACCGCGGTCGGCCGCCTGGACGACGGCCGCAGCCTGCTGGTGACCGTCGACGAGACCTCCGTGGGCAGCGGCGACGGCGTGACCCTGCACGAGATGGGCCGCATCATGGCCGCGCTCGGGGTCGTCGACGCGGTCGCCATCGACGGTGGCGGCTCGACCACCATGGCCGTCAACGGCAGCGTGGTGAACCGGCCCAGCGACCGCGACCGCGGGCACTCCAGTGCACTGTTCGTGTATGCCCCGCTGCCCCCCGCGTCCCGGGCGATCACGGGCGCCTGCCCCTCGGGTCGGGTGCCCTCGGGCGGCTTCCGCGACACGGCCGGCAACACCCACGCGGCGAGCATCGACTGCCTCGCCTGGTGGAACGTGACGCAGGGCACCGAGCCGGGGGTGTTCTCGCCCAACGGCACCGTGACCCGGCAGCAGATGGCGTCGTTCCTGGCCCGTTGGCTCGACGACATCGCCGCCCGTGGCAACGGCACGGCGCTTCCGGCGTCGGCCCCCAACAACTTCACCGACGTCGGCACCGGCACCACGCACGAGGCGTCGATCTCCCGTTTGGCGGCCGCCCGCGTGATCTCCGGCACCTCGACGACCACCTTCAACCCGACCGGGTCGGTGACCCGCGCGCAGACGGCCTCGATGCTGGCCCGCGCGCTGAACTACGCACGCGGTGCGGAGTTGCCGGCCGCACGCGACACCT
- a CDS encoding glycosyltransferase: MTLARLLRALVRRAATDPVGAATLVATRVRDEPAHVLVRVLGLLPAGARTGLVRPFHLLGTVTGLLARRAGWPLLLRLVALDLAGDRDGAVALASERGARLTPAGRLTVAGWLAEVERPHAGLALVEGLADVPRVQRVRGRIRWRAGHWVAARDELATAVAADPRPTTERTLHRVAEDVRALEPGWLPTVTGLTRVTPTPGRAVHLLNNALPQVQAGYTLRAHRIALAQREHGVDPVMVTKLGFPWRQGLASPSAAARDVVDGIPYVHVPDPGGDTIFGTAERVERSVARTGPIVAELRPAVLHPTTPYDNAQVCLALGRALDVPVVYEVRGFLEETWLSRHAGVPDLEKVDRYRLMRDTEGWCAAQAAHVVTLGEAMKADLVARGVEADRITVVPNAVDTEVFRPGGRGGPIRRRLGVPDGRVLLGYISSLVPYEGVEVLLRGARHLLDRGHDVGVVVVGDGTARAGWEREATELGLGARATFTGRVPHGDIQAYYEAIDVFVVPRRDERVCRNVTPLKPVEAMALERCVVVSDLPALAEMVEEGVTGRTFPAEDPVGLADVVEPLLHDPGTRARLGAAARERVVAERTWAANGARYARIYRDLGAL; encoded by the coding sequence GTGACGCTCGCGCGTCTGCTGCGTGCCCTGGTCCGTCGCGCCGCGACCGATCCGGTGGGGGCCGCGACGCTGGTCGCCACACGCGTCCGCGACGAGCCGGCCCACGTCCTGGTCCGCGTGCTCGGGCTGCTTCCCGCCGGCGCCCGCACAGGGCTGGTGCGACCCTTCCACCTCCTCGGCACCGTCACCGGGTTGTTGGCGCGCCGGGCAGGGTGGCCCCTGCTGCTGCGGCTGGTCGCGCTGGACCTCGCCGGCGATCGTGACGGCGCCGTGGCCCTGGCCTCCGAACGCGGGGCGCGGCTGACCCCGGCCGGTCGGCTGACCGTGGCGGGGTGGCTCGCCGAGGTGGAACGCCCGCACGCCGGGCTGGCCCTGGTCGAGGGGCTTGCCGACGTGCCTCGCGTCCAACGGGTCCGTGGACGCATCCGGTGGCGGGCGGGTCACTGGGTCGCCGCCCGCGACGAGCTCGCCACCGCCGTCGCGGCCGATCCGCGTCCCACCACCGAACGCACCCTGCACCGCGTGGCGGAGGACGTCCGCGCCCTCGAGCCGGGATGGTTGCCGACCGTCACGGGACTGACCCGCGTGACGCCGACGCCGGGCCGCGCCGTCCACCTGCTCAACAACGCGCTGCCGCAGGTCCAGGCCGGCTACACCCTCCGCGCCCACCGCATCGCCCTGGCGCAACGCGAGCACGGCGTGGATCCCGTCATGGTCACCAAGCTCGGGTTCCCGTGGCGGCAGGGGTTGGCCTCGCCCTCCGCGGCCGCCCGCGACGTGGTCGACGGGATTCCCTACGTGCACGTGCCCGACCCGGGCGGCGACACCATCTTCGGCACCGCCGAGCGCGTCGAACGCTCCGTCGCGCGCACCGGCCCCATCGTCGCCGAGCTCCGGCCGGCCGTGCTCCACCCGACCACCCCCTACGACAACGCGCAGGTGTGCCTCGCCCTGGGTCGAGCCCTGGACGTCCCCGTCGTCTACGAGGTGCGCGGCTTCCTCGAGGAGACCTGGCTCTCACGCCACGCCGGCGTCCCCGACCTCGAGAAGGTCGACCGCTACCGGCTGATGCGCGACACCGAGGGCTGGTGCGCCGCCCAGGCCGCCCACGTGGTCACCCTCGGCGAGGCCATGAAGGCCGACCTGGTCGCCCGCGGCGTCGAGGCCGACCGCATCACCGTGGTCCCCAACGCCGTCGACACCGAGGTGTTCCGACCGGGCGGCCGCGGCGGTCCGATCCGTCGCCGTCTCGGCGTCCCCGACGGACGCGTGCTGCTGGGCTACATCTCGTCGTTGGTGCCCTACGAAGGCGTCGAGGTGCTGCTGCGCGGCGCCCGGCACCTGCTCGACCGGGGGCACGACGTCGGCGTGGTCGTGGTCGGTGACGGGACCGCCCGCGCCGGCTGGGAGCGGGAGGCGACCGAGCTCGGCCTGGGCGCACGTGCGACGTTCACCGGTCGTGTCCCCCACGGCGACATCCAGGCCTACTACGAGGCGATCGACGTGTTCGTCGTGCCGCGTCGTGACGAGCGCGTGTGTCGCAACGTCACCCCGCTCAAGCCCGTCGAGGCGATGGCGCTGGAGCGTTGCGTGGTCGTCAGCGACCTGCCGGCGTTGGCCGAGATGGTCGAGGAGGGGGTGACCGGCCGCACCTTCCCGGCCGAGGACCCGGTCGGTCTCGCCGACGTCGTCGAACCGCTCCTGCACGACCCCGGCACGCGGGCCCGCCTCGGCGCTGCCGCGCGCGAGCGCGTGGTGGCCGAGCGCACCTGGGCCGCCAACGGCGCCCGCTACGCCCGCATCTACCGCGACCTCGGCGCCCTCTGA
- the wecB gene encoding non-hydrolyzing UDP-N-acetylglucosamine 2-epimerase yields the protein MPRTVAHVVGARPNFMKAAPVFDALAALGQPQLLIHTGQHYDEKMSDIFFRELGIPEPDVNLGVGSGSHASQTAALLTGLETTVLEHLPAAMVVYGDVNSTIAAALVCAKLGIPVVHVEAGLRSFDMTMPEEVNRRVTDVLADLLLVTSPEAYAHLANEGCDVDKVRLVGNPMIDTLLKNRDRFDPAPVREAAGLPERVVVSTLHRPANVDDPVVAKQIVEGLQQVAKTVDVAIPLHPRGRERLADLGLVSGEGVHVIDPLGYVDFVSLVSGAALVITDSGGVQEETTILDVPCLTVRPNTERPITITHGTNRLVTPEEMAPAAEAVLTGEATYPVDRPPFWDGRAGERCAAEIVAFLDRIA from the coding sequence ATGCCCCGTACCGTCGCGCACGTCGTCGGCGCCCGCCCCAACTTCATGAAGGCGGCGCCCGTCTTCGACGCCCTCGCGGCGCTCGGCCAGCCGCAGTTGCTGATCCACACCGGGCAGCACTACGACGAGAAGATGTCCGACATCTTCTTCCGGGAGCTGGGCATCCCCGAGCCCGACGTCAACCTCGGCGTCGGCTCCGGCTCGCACGCGTCACAGACGGCCGCGCTGCTGACCGGGCTCGAGACCACGGTCCTGGAGCATCTGCCGGCCGCGATGGTCGTCTACGGCGACGTCAACTCCACCATCGCCGCCGCGTTGGTGTGCGCGAAGCTCGGCATCCCGGTGGTCCACGTCGAGGCAGGCCTGCGCTCGTTCGACATGACCATGCCCGAGGAGGTCAACCGGCGCGTCACCGACGTGCTCGCCGACCTGCTGCTGGTCACCTCGCCCGAGGCGTACGCGCACCTGGCCAACGAGGGTTGCGACGTCGACAAGGTCCGCCTCGTCGGCAACCCGATGATCGACACCCTGCTCAAGAACCGGGACCGTTTCGACCCGGCGCCGGTCCGCGAGGCGGCCGGGCTGCCCGAACGTGTCGTGGTCTCCACCCTCCACCGGCCGGCCAACGTCGACGACCCGGTCGTCGCCAAGCAGATCGTCGAGGGTCTGCAGCAGGTCGCGAAGACGGTGGACGTCGCGATTCCGCTGCACCCGCGTGGCCGCGAGCGGCTGGCCGACCTGGGGTTGGTCTCCGGCGAGGGCGTGCACGTGATCGACCCGCTTGGCTACGTGGACTTCGTGTCGCTGGTGTCGGGCGCGGCACTGGTGATCACCGACTCGGGCGGCGTGCAGGAGGAGACCACGATCCTCGACGTGCCCTGCCTGACCGTCCGCCCCAACACCGAGCGGCCGATCACGATCACGCACGGCACCAACCGGCTCGTGACCCCCGAGGAGATGGCGCCTGCGGCCGAGGCGGTGCTCACCGGCGAGGCGACCTATCCCGTCGACCGCCCGCCGTTCTGGGACGGCCGCGCCGGGGAGCGGTGCGCCGCCGAGATCGTGGCGTTCCTCGACCGCATCGCGTGA
- a CDS encoding glycosyltransferase family 4 protein yields the protein MKVHLLDTTADVDAAVDWTRVTADALRNAGAAVRVVARSGRMRSLLATATGAGIEVTSDGGTSPAPAERLLTVTAGVASAADAILVRGVDGVRQLVARRPAAQRWVAPDPGLLEADDELWERLTDAVDVIVCRDETERATVVGRWHAASWRTQVLGSAALQRRCAAPVPNGSPRLRGRKIALAGHDLKFFRALVPAFERAGAQVRIDPWRSHVRHDERRSKRHLDWADTVVCEWALGNAVWYAANRRANQRLVVHLHLQELSTPFPARIRQQAVDATVFVSGFTRDRAAAELGWRDRLHVVPNAVDTDAFDRPKLEGSAFVLGMLGFLPERKRLDRAIDLVERLRAVDERFRLEVAGAMPWDSEWVRQRHDEQVYYERLFDRVQRSPRLRHAVRFVGPVADVPGWFRRVGWVLSPSDFESFHLAPAEGMAARSIPLLWDREGVREIFPAEHVVADTDAAVERVLTAVRAGPLSATGDAARRFVVERYDLPLVAARWVDLLADLPKRPTAVSSLPDPVRDAAKRLPAPAKSLAKQAARRLGVT from the coding sequence ATGAAGGTCCACCTGCTGGACACCACCGCCGACGTCGACGCGGCGGTCGACTGGACGCGGGTGACCGCCGACGCGCTACGGAACGCCGGCGCCGCGGTCCGGGTCGTCGCGCGCAGCGGTCGAATGCGGTCACTGCTGGCGACGGCCACCGGTGCGGGCATCGAGGTCACCTCGGACGGCGGCACCTCGCCGGCACCGGCCGAGCGGCTGCTGACGGTCACGGCCGGTGTGGCCAGCGCGGCGGACGCCATTCTGGTGCGTGGCGTGGACGGCGTGCGGCAGCTGGTGGCGCGTCGGCCGGCCGCCCAGCGATGGGTCGCGCCCGACCCCGGCCTGCTGGAGGCCGACGACGAGTTGTGGGAGCGTCTGACCGATGCCGTCGACGTGATCGTGTGCCGCGACGAGACCGAGCGCGCGACCGTCGTCGGTCGCTGGCACGCCGCCTCGTGGCGCACACAGGTGCTGGGATCCGCGGCCCTGCAGCGGCGCTGTGCTGCGCCCGTGCCCAACGGGAGCCCGCGGCTGCGTGGACGCAAGATCGCCCTCGCGGGGCACGACCTCAAGTTCTTCCGCGCGCTGGTTCCGGCGTTCGAACGCGCCGGGGCGCAGGTGCGCATCGACCCCTGGCGCAGCCACGTCCGACACGACGAGCGACGCTCCAAGCGCCACCTCGACTGGGCTGACACGGTCGTGTGCGAGTGGGCCCTGGGCAACGCGGTCTGGTACGCGGCCAACCGCCGGGCGAACCAGCGCCTGGTCGTGCACCTGCACCTGCAGGAGCTGTCCACGCCGTTCCCGGCCCGCATCCGTCAGCAGGCGGTCGACGCCACCGTGTTCGTGTCCGGGTTCACCCGCGACCGGGCGGCGGCCGAGCTGGGTTGGCGCGATCGGCTGCACGTCGTGCCCAACGCGGTCGACACCGACGCCTTCGACCGACCGAAACTGGAGGGCTCGGCGTTCGTGCTGGGGATGCTGGGATTCCTCCCCGAGCGCAAGCGCCTCGACCGGGCCATCGACCTCGTCGAACGCCTACGGGCCGTGGACGAGCGGTTCCGGCTCGAGGTCGCGGGCGCGATGCCGTGGGACAGCGAGTGGGTCCGCCAGCGCCACGACGAGCAGGTGTACTACGAGCGCCTGTTCGACCGCGTCCAACGCTCCCCGCGGTTGCGGCACGCCGTCCGGTTCGTCGGCCCGGTCGCGGACGTCCCCGGCTGGTTCCGCCGGGTGGGCTGGGTGCTGTCCCCCTCGGACTTCGAGTCGTTCCACCTCGCGCCCGCCGAGGGCATGGCGGCCCGCAGCATCCCGCTGCTGTGGGACCGCGAAGGCGTCCGCGAGATCTTCCCCGCCGAGCACGTCGTCGCGGACACCGACGCCGCCGTCGAACGGGTGCTCACCGCCGTGCGGGCCGGTCCGCTGTCCGCGACGGGCGACGCGGCCCGCCGGTTCGTCGTCGAGCGCTACGACCTTCCGCTGGTCGCCGCCCGGTGGGTGGACCTGCTCGCCGACCTGCCGAAGCGACCGACCGCCGTGTCCTCGCTGCCCGATCCGGTCCGCGACGCCGCCAAGCGCCTCCCCGCCCCCGCGAAGTCGCTGGCCAAGCAGGCCGCCCGCCGCCTCGGCGTCACCTGA
- a CDS encoding glycosyltransferase: MTEVEAPQPAHAARHAWLAEHDGGPGTVLLDDPATAADRLAGLGEGTASVVVLADVLDHLDPDDAGALLGRIARVLADDGRLLVAHRVAGAGDREPRPVSTPGTLVPAVAQHLAPRTLHLDDGDLLLTAVPGAADAVEVARLQAGVHAAAEAAWRETAELAHRRSEELRGLNERLDGLQAAVRGRSVHAKERRRLEQTLRETVEAAEQQLCEVAFQRDDARWKLASMRVRRWNRLGTALGEARRSRKALLLLPLKVWQIVTGPPVPSALPRPTRKKVPLKVPEGLPVVTGMRPRALDPVEPAAVADLRVAGIMDTFTRACFEPEVELLTFTPEGWRDTLEQRPPNLLFVESAWQGNDGSWQYRVGQYDDVLSVGHPELSALTAWCRQRGIPTVFWNKEDPIHFNRFRRASTLFDVVLTTDADCVPEYAKLHLQTADVIEALPFAAQPVLHNPTGNMGPRDPRPVFAGTYYKSRHEERKRSLEQLLDAARPFELMIYDRTHGDGDPSTGFPDRFASHIVGGVPYAEMVRLYGRHKVFLNTNSVVSSPTMFSRRVFELLACGTPVVSTPSLGLEQMLGDVVDVVDTEEAARDAIRRLVEDEDWWRERSLAGLQLVMSQHTYADRLAQVARWCGYDVAADRDAAITALRPASDPAGDADLEVVLTAGDATDGSGAAGGRGGAAGGGGPAGGRGAAADGSVEVRRLTLGSDDEVARYRELADLAPTAWVLVGEGAPGRDEVARLATARRYTRADAIGTDADDGPTHRYVDALRAGPALVRRELVARLGWSSDPTVLARILDEARTSGSLFYAVETAGRAGSAGA, encoded by the coding sequence GTGACCGAGGTCGAGGCACCGCAGCCCGCGCACGCCGCCCGCCACGCCTGGCTGGCCGAACATGACGGAGGGCCGGGCACCGTCCTCCTCGACGACCCCGCCACCGCTGCGGACCGGCTCGCCGGGCTCGGCGAGGGCACGGCGTCGGTGGTGGTGCTCGCCGACGTGCTCGACCACCTCGACCCCGACGACGCCGGGGCGCTGCTCGGCCGGATCGCCCGCGTCCTGGCCGACGACGGCCGGTTGCTGGTCGCCCACCGCGTCGCTGGCGCCGGCGACCGCGAGCCTCGACCCGTGTCCACCCCCGGCACGCTGGTCCCGGCCGTGGCGCAGCACCTGGCTCCGAGGACGCTGCACCTCGACGACGGCGACCTGCTGCTGACAGCCGTCCCCGGAGCGGCCGACGCCGTCGAGGTGGCACGGCTGCAGGCGGGGGTGCACGCCGCCGCCGAGGCCGCCTGGCGTGAGACCGCCGAACTCGCGCACCGGCGCAGCGAGGAACTGCGCGGGCTCAACGAACGCCTCGACGGGCTGCAGGCGGCGGTGCGTGGGCGCAGCGTCCACGCCAAGGAGCGGCGCCGGCTCGAGCAGACGCTGCGCGAGACCGTCGAAGCCGCCGAGCAGCAGCTGTGCGAAGTCGCGTTCCAGCGCGACGACGCGCGGTGGAAGCTGGCCTCGATGCGGGTGCGCCGCTGGAACCGGCTGGGCACGGCGCTCGGCGAGGCACGCCGCAGCCGGAAGGCGCTGCTGCTGCTCCCGCTGAAGGTGTGGCAGATCGTGACGGGACCGCCGGTGCCGTCCGCGCTGCCGCGACCGACGCGCAAGAAGGTGCCGCTGAAGGTGCCCGAGGGCCTCCCGGTCGTCACGGGCATGCGGCCACGCGCGCTCGACCCGGTCGAACCGGCCGCGGTCGCCGACCTGCGGGTCGCCGGGATCATGGACACCTTCACCCGCGCCTGCTTCGAACCCGAGGTGGAACTGCTCACCTTCACCCCCGAAGGCTGGCGCGACACGCTCGAGCAGCGACCCCCGAACCTGCTGTTCGTCGAGTCGGCGTGGCAGGGCAACGACGGCAGCTGGCAGTACCGCGTCGGCCAGTACGACGACGTGCTGTCGGTCGGGCATCCCGAACTGTCGGCGTTGACGGCCTGGTGCCGGCAGCGCGGCATCCCGACGGTCTTCTGGAACAAGGAAGACCCGATCCACTTCAACCGGTTCCGTCGCGCGTCGACGCTGTTCGACGTCGTGCTCACCACCGACGCCGACTGCGTCCCCGAGTACGCCAAGCTGCACCTGCAGACCGCCGACGTCATCGAGGCATTGCCGTTCGCGGCGCAGCCGGTCCTGCACAACCCGACCGGCAACATGGGTCCGCGCGACCCACGGCCGGTCTTCGCCGGCACCTACTACAAGAGCCGCCACGAGGAACGGAAGCGTTCGCTCGAGCAGCTCCTCGACGCCGCGCGCCCCTTCGAGCTGATGATCTACGACCGCACCCACGGCGACGGCGACCCCTCGACCGGCTTCCCGGACCGGTTCGCGTCCCACATCGTCGGCGGGGTGCCGTATGCCGAGATGGTGCGCCTGTACGGCCGCCACAAGGTGTTTCTCAACACCAATTCGGTCGTCTCGTCGCCGACGATGTTTTCGCGGCGCGTGTTCGAACTGCTGGCCTGTGGGACGCCGGTCGTGTCGACCCCGAGCCTCGGGCTCGAGCAGATGCTCGGTGACGTGGTCGACGTCGTCGACACCGAGGAGGCGGCCCGCGACGCCATCCGGCGCCTGGTGGAGGACGAGGACTGGTGGCGCGAACGCAGCCTCGCCGGACTGCAACTGGTGATGTCGCAGCACACCTACGCCGACCGGCTGGCGCAGGTCGCCCGCTGGTGCGGCTACGACGTCGCCGCCGACCGCGACGCCGCCATCACGGCGCTGCGCCCCGCCAGCGACCCCGCCGGTGACGCCGACCTCGAGGTCGTCCTCACCGCCGGGGACGCGACGGATGGGTCCGGCGCGGCCGGCGGTCGCGGGGGTGCAGCAGGCGGCGGGGGTCCGGCCGGCGGTCGCGGTGCGGCCGCCGACGGGTCCGTCGAGGTGCGTCGGTTGACCCTGGGCAGCGACGACGAGGTGGCCCGCTACCGCGAACTGGCCGACCTCGCACCGACCGCATGGGTGCTGGTCGGCGAGGGCGCTCCCGGCCGCGACGAGGTGGCACGACTCGCGACCGCGCGGCGCTACACGCGGGCCGATGCGATCGGAACCGACGCCGACGACGGTCCCACCCACCGCTATGTCGACGCCCTGCGCGCCGGACCGGCCCTCGTTCGCCGCGAGTTGGTGGCGCGCCTGGGCTGGTCGTCGGACCCGACCGTGCTCGCGCGCATCCTCGACGAGGCCCGGACCAGCGGCTCGCTGTTCTACGCCGTGGAAACCGCCGGTCGTGCCGGGTCGGCTGGCGCATGA